The DNA segment GGTGATAAATTTGACAAACGTGACACCCAATAGTGTTCTCGAGCAAAAGTGAGTAATTGGTTAAGAGTATATTCTTGTAAGAAAATTAGGTGCGTTTAGCATTGTGCTGATGACACACATTTGTGCTTTTAAGTTAATATGTCCAACTAATTAAATTTTTCACTTGAATTTGCGTGCTCCCCATGATGAAAATAGAACTCAATTTGTCGCGGCGGTTTCATGTGATCGGAGCTAAAATTTCATGTGTAGccttaaaattaaatattaaggCTACACAGCAAGGATCAAACGGTCGCGCTCCGCTCCGCTCGAGGATCCCGCGTATAACGCCCACACTGTACATTATCATGTTTCGTCGGGCTAACCGTCGAGGCTAACCGCCGGATAATAGTGACAATTAAGCACACGGTAACGGTAACATCCCACGTCGACAGGGAAAGCGggttttgcattttctttttgccttttcaaaaggaaaacattttGCATACTCTCCCTACCACCCTGCGTTGCCAGCGTCCGTCTGGGTGGAAGTGAGATAGCTAGATCGTTTTACCCTGACCCAATCCAAAGCAGTTCCAGAGCTAAACCAAGGGTTGTGGGGAAAACCGGGGCAGAAGTGGGAGGGTAGAAAATGTAAGGTGGAAGAGTGGCGAATGCGTAGCAATTAGGTggcggtcggtcggtcggtccggATGGTCTAGGTTGAGGGCTTACTAATTAACCTTCAATGTTGCCTTCGGGATGTCACGCTACAAGTGGCGCTTTGGCCGGATGGAGCGTTTTGGTTGGGTTGGAAAAAGTGGAAGGCGGAtgtcgggttttttttcctgcgcAAAAGAAAGGTGTGACCGATGGGTTGGGTGCAAAGTGTGATAAATCTTACCCCTGCTGCTTGACAGGCGTTTACGAGATTTAAAGCAATTAAGTTAGGAGCGATAAGCGAGGTGGTCGTATGGAAATCTGTCTTTCGGCAAAGgttgaaatgatttatttgtaTAGATTTAgtcgttttgcttttaatcACTATACAATTTTCAAAAGAATCTTTGACCATTTTTAAATGatcaacaaaatgaaaaccaaTCCTCACAAAATGCTAACGGCTcaatcttttcttttccttctcgtCCCGATCGCTAGATTGCTGGTGGAAAAGGCAAGCATTTAACCCGCAGTCACGCGATGCGTGAGTCAACCTCGCCGCCCCGAACACCGACGCCGCGATCACCATCCGATacgcacaccagcagcagcagcagcagcaatccaatcagcggtggcggcggcggcggcggcagtacGGGTGGTACGATCAACACGACCACTGTCAGCCctaccaccacaaccaccaacgCAGTTGCgaccagtagcagcagtaccagcggcaacaacaacaacaacaacattggCACCctctgcaatggtccccagaGTCAGCCCGAGCGAGGAAACGGCGCTTCAGCATCGGCATCCACCATGATGAGCGACACCGATTCGCTCGCCAAACACAACAGCTCCGGACCgggtggaggtggtggaggagtaggaggtggaggaggcaGCAGTGGCAACGGTTCGCCGAACATTGTCCTGTTTACCGGTGGGGAGGAGCAGCGCAGCACCAGTGGCAAAAGTCAGCTGGACCTAGACTTCCCGAAGCTGACACCGCCGAAGACGTCCTTTAACCCGAACGCCGGCAGCAACGGTAGCAATCAGCATCACCCGAAAAGCAATGGCAGCGTGAAAAACAATGGCGGCGGCAAAGCGAACGGTGCCGCTGCGGTGTGCGAGACGGACAAATCGACGGCAACTAGCACCGGCACTACGAAGCAGCAGTCTGCGGCGCCGACTGTCGTCAGCACGGTAGGTTCACCGACGCAGCCCGGTGGCAGTAGCATAGACACACCGGACGGTGGGGGAGCGGGCCGTGGCGGAGGTATGCCGGTGGGTCCGACCAATCCGTCCAACCACAACCATCTCGTGTCTGGCGAGCAGGCGATGGGCGGCGAACCGACGACGGCGTCCTCGGACAGGCAGCAACACTCGCCGGCAACGTCAccggcaaacagcagcagcaactatTGTGATAGCGATGGCCGCCACGGTCCgtaccagcaccagcagcagcgggaggtgaacttcagcagcagccaggACGGTGCCGCCACCGACGGTCCGATCAATATACAGTTTTCGCACGAAACGGAAACGCGCTACATACAGTGCGACAGTCCGACCGATGGCCTTATGCGAAGTGGCGGTGTGGTGGCGGGCACTGGCCCAACGGCGACGCCGCCGAGCGGTGGCAAGAAACGCAGCGGCGCCTCCGGCAAGGGTGGCAATAAGGCGGCCCGGCTGAAGAACCTAAGCGGTGGCTCCTCGTCCAGCGTcgatggcggtggcggtggcctcggcggcggcggcggcatggCCTCGTTCATGTCGCGCGACAGCCTGTGCGACCCGTTCACCGACCAGAGCGGCGTGAATTTGCTGCAGTTCTTCAAGGAAACGCTGAACAAAAACTTCAAGGATCGCAACATGCTGATGAAGATCGAGAAGGAGCTGCTGTCGCTCGCGATGGACCGGAGCCGCAGCCAGATGAAGTTTCCGCCCATGTCTTCCTACAACCGGATGCTGATCCACCGGGTCGCGGCGTACTTCGGCATGGAGCACAACGTGGACGCGACGCAGCAGTGCGTGATTGCGGAGGTGACGCCGGCCACCCGCATCCCGGACATACGGTTCAAGAATCTCATCTCGGACAGCTTCTCGGAGGAGCCGCGCAAGTCGATCCTGAAGCGGGACACGCACAGCTTCGACGAGTACCACCGGtttggcggtggcggcggggGAGATGGAGGAGGAGGCGGCGGAGGAGGCGGGGGTGGCAGGGGTGGTGGTAGCGGGTTGCTGCACTGTCCCGACCGGGGCATGCTCGACCGGAAGGCGAAAAGCTTCGAGGAGCGGGACGAAGAGTACGACAAGTCGAAGCGGAGGCTGTTCAAAAACCGTGAGGTAAGACCGTCGGGTGAGGGTGCGGGCAGACTGTTCCCTTTCCCTTTATTGTGCTGCTGTACGTGTGTCcctgtgtgaatgtgtgagcgtttgtgtgtgtgcttaggATAAGGCGCTGTGTGTGTAATCAATGTACGGTGTATTGTagtttcgtttcctttttttccattctctctctcttctctcttctttcttgtttctttttctatgGTTCCCGTGGTTTATGCTTCCAAATCAACCCTCCTCCCCATCCCATCATCCCCATCCGCATTCCAATTTCCCCGTTTTCTGTTCACAACCTCCCATTGCCGTGCTCTATTGGGTGGAGGACTTTCAGCATGATTCCGAGTCCGATCAGTGGCAGTGGATATCGACcgatggtgttggtgttgctggtggtggcggcggcggcccgaCGCTGATTGACGTCCATGCTGTCCGGCACCAGCAGAAACTGCAGAACAAtcgcttgctgaaagtacaATCCGTGGTACGGGATGCCGACGGGTGTGTGCTGGTAGACGGCTTGCACAGGCCGCATACTCTACCGCATCACCTTGCGCGCTCAGTCGAGCTGAACGTGTAGCTtgccgctgttgctgttggtgcaATCCGTGTTAACAATTTCACTCcctttttcctccccccctcctGCTTTTAGTCAATTGAGGGACGATCGGACGAGCGGCCTTGCGTTTCGAAATCGCACAGCTTCGGTGGTTATGGCGGATCGTCGCAGAATGCATCGCTGCTGCGGGGCGATTCGATAACGTCGACCAAAAGTGCCGGTGCCCGGCTGTTCACGAAGCAGGACTCTAACGCCAGCACCAACACGCCCTGGAGGCTGTCGCCGTCGAGCAGTGGGTGAGTGTTTGTGTCGATGGATGGAGATTCGGCAGAGGAGGGGGTGTTCTGTGGAAGGTACTAACCGGAAATCTGCCTAAGGATGAAACGATGTGATGTGTGGTCGGTCGCAGGATTCAATCTTGAAGAATCAGTGGCTTTAAAGCTATTGAAAGGCGTAATTAACATTAAAATCTCAGTTGGGGCACCTAGTGATTAGTGATTAGAGTGATTTTACTCAGAGTTGATGAGTTGGAATGGTGAGTTAACATTGCTGGTGGATTCACTCTTCAAGAGTTCAATCTCCGTGCCGACTAACAACTCACTTACTGCGCTTAAAATCATTCGTGagcatagcaacttattgaAGAGTTAAATCAGCATGTATGTTTTAAATCTTTCAGTTGGCTAGCTTTTTTGagctttgatgatttttttttgtattgaataGGAGGCACACGCCTGCAGTGCGGAAAAATATCGCTGTcaatatcataaaaaattgaatgaaacaaattcCATACCACTTACTCTGTTgagataatcagaggtgatactcaaaacgattggtgtgatcaatgcatgctttgtgacatttttgcgaccaacgcttggtcaatcactatgtcatgactttttattgtgatcagttctgcaaaatgtcattgtcatagtcatgacatagtgcagctgaaacaacaacaaaatgtcagcgtcacgagatGATACTGtaatgatcagaggtgagactcatcagaggtgagactcaggTGGtgttgcgaccatcacatgcttggtgacattgtgtgcaacaatctcagtcacttggtctcgacattttcagtcggtgatccACACGATCCTCAagtatatttcaataatgttcgtgattatcaccgacagaaaatgtcatgaccaagtgagtgaccaagagtgGGGTGCCtaacaaaatgtcatcaagcatgtgattggtctaccaactgtttgagtctcacctttgatcatctcagttgtgtacgtgagctgatttgagcttcgtttcagtcatgagtgttggtgactgaaacagtgtcatttggcagcactgcgACTCTCGGCAGCACTGCGACAGAACAACATCACGGTGCgagagtaaataaaaaaaaacatctttttagTATGGCTAGCCActgcaaatatttaaaacattcatgCTATTTAAACTCTCCAATGAGTTAATAAACTCACGAATGAGTAAAATTGCAGTGAGTGAGCTGCTAGTCGGCACGGAGAGTTAAATTACAAATTAGGTGAAACAAATCATTCTGGTGAGTTAGTTCACTCATTCGCTCCAAATATTGAACTCATTCACTCGGTCTGAGTCATTCGGCCCATCAACGCACTCACACATTCGTTCCATCCCGAAGCGTCCGGTAGAGGCTTCCCGATCGACCGATGAGTAACGATTGCCTTCAAACGCAGGTCGTACCTTACTTCCAGTTACAAAACGCAATCGATCCGCTCGGACTCGGTAACACCGTCCCCGACCGGCTACGGCAGCGGCGACCACACACCGGAACCGTGCGTACCATCCCCGTCGGCCACGTGCGGCGTGATGTGGGCCGTAACCGATATGGCAAGCGTGCCCAAGGGCAGCGTACTGATTGATCCGCAAACGTTCCAGCCAATCGTAAACCAGGACGGGTAAGAGATGGCCACCTTGCGCCATGGCATGACATTGAGTTTAACGTTCATCCTTTATTGTGTTTCGTCATCCTATCCAGCTCGCTGTACCATTTCGATCCCTCCAATCTGCCTCCGACGGCGACGGGTGGTGGTCCCTGGCCAGCTGCGGGCGGCGGCAAAGTGTCGAAGCGAAAGTTTGAGAAGCAGAAATCATTCAACAGTAAGAACAatctcaacagcagcagctcgcttGAAAGCTCGATCGACGGGCCGGTGCTCGGTAAGTCGGTCGACTGCGGGCTGCAGACGGCGATCCCTGCCGACAATGGGTCGGGGGCCGTCACGACCATTATGACGATGACGGCGTCACCACCGACCACCATCGCGGAGGAGGTGGTCAACGAGCTCGGTTGCTACGATGCGGTTGGTGGTGGCACCGGTGGCGGCGGCCTAAAGTTGCTGAGCGTTAAGGATAATCCCGATATGGATGGTGCGTGTTGCTTTCTTGTGCTGTCCTGCCCGGAGCTCGTTTTAAATGTGTTcttttttggtcgtttgcAGAAAATTCAAGCCTCTGCGAAGAGATCTCACAAACCACAAACGAGCTTGGCGCGCTGAAGTTGCAGAAACATCAAGCCACCAGTCCCATGCTGCAGGCCAGCGAACTGCAGCCAATCGATATGAACGAAGTGCGTGCAGGTTGGAGCTGAAAATACAAAGATTTTTCACTAACATGTTCCTTTCTCCACTCGCCAGATTCAGTACGGTACTAACCCGAGTGACAGTGGAAGCCTGGTGCATACTGCCAACACTACAACGCTGCTGGACGAGGACCGATCGCTGATCGACGAGGTGGCGGAAACGACCGGCGACGAACCGGATGATCTCGGCGACACGCTGGACGCGCTCGGTAAAACCGACCCGACcggccacaacaacaacaacaataatccGGCTCTGGGTGCTGCTGTACAATTGTTGCACGTACACGATCCTGTCAGTAGTAGCAGCACGCTAGACGCCgccgacgatgacgatgacgaggacgacgacgaggatcGCAGCGAAACGCCAACCGACGGTGGGCAGGAGGAGGTGGACAAGAAGAACGACATGGTGAAGGTGGCGAACGTGGTCCAAACGGTGGTGCCGCTAACGAGCTACGCCAGTGCCAGCGCTACACCGAACGGCGGTGGGAGTGCGGGTGTCAGTGCGTACACCGTCACGTAcgacggtggtggtagtggccaTCCGGGTACTACCGTGTATGCGACCGGCACACCGGGCCTGTCAACGACGACATATCAGACTGCGGTAGGTAGTAGTGAGGATTAAGTTGCACGAGAGTCACTGCTAAACACGCGCTTTTATGTTGTTGCTTCTATTCAGCCGGACGGTGCCATCTACGCGGTACCATCGTCGCTGGTCTACACATATCCCACGGCAATGGATCCGGCCGAAATGTCCGGCGGGTACTTTGTGCCGGTGTACgatccgcagcagcagcagcgcgaaGCAAGCCTCTGTTCGACGCCGGGCGCGTCGATCTATTCGGCCCCGGCCGGTGCCGCCTCGACCGTGCTGCATCCGATCGCGTACACGCAGAGTGCGGCAGCGGCCGCAGCGTACACCGGTGCGCCACTGTACCAGAACCCGGTCATGTACTCGTCCGACCAGTTCCCGGCGGCCCAGGCCGCGGCAGCGGCCGCAGCAGCCGGCCAGCTTTCGCAGTATCCCATTAGCTATCCGATCGGTATAGGATACCCGTTCAATGGTAAGGCAGGGCAGGAAGTtggtttttgttattcatcgctTCATCAACAACACAGTTTActacactagtgatgggaaaaatgaagttttcgtcggaatcgattccggatagtaggtctggaatcagtttccggaaatgattccggaatcggcccCGGAATctgcttcggaatcggctccagaatcggctctggaatcggaattggctccggaatcagctccagAATCTGCTCCAGAATCTGCTctgaaatcggaatcggctcctgAATCAGACTCGGTTCTGAAATCGGAATTGACTTCGAAATCAGAATCAGCTTCGAAACTGTAGTCAGTTTCGCCATCTCCATAGAAATAGaagtttgggtccaatgatgttACGTATTGATAGTCGCAAAGtatccaaatttacttgtaaacgatccattctcatgaaGATTTCCGGATTGATTTCGCtcctgaaacttcttatttaaattcaattaaaccgGTTCTctttccggagctaattccaaaTCTGgggtcaattctgattccgtttctggagcaaattgcgattcctaggtcgaaatcgattccggagccgattctgatttcagaacagattttgattccggagccgattccgattccagaatcgattctggattcggattcgactccggaattggctccgggatctactccggaatcgactcagAAATCGGCACCAGAGTCTacttcggaatcggttccggaatcgttttccgaatcggctccgaaattggaatcgattccatcaaCGGAATCGGCTCTAAAATTGATTACGAACACGGAACTtacccgattccgagctcctaCCACTATACAACTAAACAACTAACATTGACTTCCTTtgttccttcttctcctcctccccgCAGGTGCTACGTACCAAAACTACTGGAATCAGCCAATCACTTACTACGTTCCTCAGACGCCCGTCCCGTCGACGGTTGGTGGTGCGTCCATACTCATGCCGCCGCCGATGCCGCAAACGCCCGGCACCGGGGGCATCATCACGACCACGGCCACCGTACCGACGAACACGCCCGGCCCGTCCGGGGCACCGATGGCGGGCAAGCGCAACACGACACCGCCCCAGAACGGTGGGCACGGCCAGTCGCAGGGCGGCGCCACGCACAGTGCCTCGGTAACGCCCGTGCCGATCTCACCGTTCGCCACGAATATTCCCGTACCACTGCCCGACACCacgtcggcggcggcgaccGGAGCCCCGATGTACGCCGCCTTCCCGCAGCCCCTGTACCCGAACATGCTTCCATTCGCCAGCCCGATGGCGACCCATCCCCATCCGGCTGCGGCCCCCGCCGGCACACTGGTACCCACTGCCGCATCATTCCATCCGCACCCGGTACCGACCGGTGCACCGCAGCACCATCCCAGCGCTCACCATCCGGCGGCCGCCGCTTCCGGCCCGCACGCCGACTCGTCCGCCAGCAGCGGAGGGCAGCACCATCCAGCAGCAcactaccaccatcatcaccagcagcagcagcaggggcaGCAGGGAGGCAGTGGCCACTATTCCAGCACGAACGGACCGTCGAATGGAGGCGGTGGCggcaacagcagtagcagtagcagcagtagcaacagcagtcACAGCGGTGGcaaccacagcaacaacagtgcCACAAACGCACCCACACCCCAGTCGACGCCGAGCACACCGCTCTCGCTGCCCCTGTCGATGCCGCCCCATCACGGCGGTGTGCCGGCCGGTGCAACGCCCAAAGGTATGCCGCTCTTTCCAACGCCCCCGATCATGCCGAATGTAGCGGGCGGCGGAGGATACGCGGGGCATCACCATTACGCGTCGTCGGACGACCGGAAGCCGGGCAACGGGGGAGGCTACAAGCCGAGAGGccaggcggcggcggcggcggcggccggttCCAACGGGGGGCCAACCGGTGGCAGCTACTTCAACTACAACGCATCGTCCAACGGACGGCAGATGACACCGAACAGCACGGGCGGCGGAGGCAACTATCAGCCGCAGGGAGGCATGAAGGGTGGCTACGCACAGAACAATACAGGGAACAATAACCAGAACCAGAACGGGCCGCTAATCCTGGGGCCGCCGCCGTCGGGCAAACTGAACCGCCACGATGGCTCGGGCCAGCCGAACGCCGTGCCACCGGCGAACGGCAACTcctcgaacaacaacaaaccgcCGCTGATACCGACGCTACCGAGCATGGTGGTGCCGGGGGCGACCGCACCGAACGCCGCCGGTCTGGCGGGCGATAAAGCACGCCTCAATCGCTCCTCGAAACCGCCCAACCTGGACCTGAAGCGGAgctacaacagcaacagctacGGTGGGGTGAACAGCCGCAACACGCCCAGCACGAACTCGAACGAGAGCAACGGCTCACCGAACAGTATTACGTCTTCTTCCGTGCACGAGCACGGTGCGGCCCAGTCGCACCATCCGATGGTGCCGCACCACGCGCACCATCACGCCGGCGGACACGGCGGAGCCGGCAACCATCCGACGACACCGACGTCTCACCATCACGCGGGCAGCCATCCGGTGGTGTCGGCGGGCGGCGGGCAGCAGCAACCTGCCCAGCAGCACGGTGgactgcaccaccaccatcatccggGACATCCGGCGGGGCCGCACGGGCAGCATCATCCGCatcacggtggtggtggcggccaGTCGATGGCACACGGTGTGCCGCAACAAGCGCAGCACGGTGGTCCGGGCGGTGGAGGGGGCGCAACACACTATTACCACGCGGGTGGAGGACAGTCGATGGCAcaggctggtggtggtgggcagGTGGGCCACTCTGGCCAATCGTCCTACTACGCGAGCAACGGTCCGTCGCACCGAGGTGGCAGCGTGGGAAGCAACGGGGGCGGTAATGGAGCGGCCGGTTCTGGGTCGGGCGGAAATGGAGGTGGCCACGGAGCGGGACATCCGCACGCGATGCCGGCCGCCGCCGTAATGCACAACTCAGCGgttgcggcggcggcggcggctgcagcCGCTGTCGAACCGTACCATCAGCAGCTGATCCCGATCAATGCGGCGACCGGAATGTCGTACGTCAAAATCGGACAGGCGTATTATGTAAGTGAGATggaaggggaggaggagaagggggAAGGGTAAATAGTTCTTGTGGGGCTTCCGGTACTAATGAAACGCTTTTCTTCCAACCATTTAGCCATCGCTAACATTGCCACAAAGCCGCCGATCGCCTCCTAATGAAATACGTCCAATTGCCGGGGTCTATCCGACGATGAATATGGTGATGCCGGGTAAGTAGAGCCACTAATGCATGACatccagtgctgcaaaatgtcataaGTGTCACGAGATAATCACCAACGAAAAGAAtaaacatatccgtggtagcttgatgctcattgctgatactcaatgaaagtgcgtcattACATGCCGAACACGACatgcgagtgcttgagtcaaCCGCGAAACTCTGACTcacaagctgagcttaatgtCGTCACAAGCACAATCATGACTTTTTCTGGTTgtcaaatgccactgtttcggtcaccaacactcatgactgaaacaaaGCTCAAATCAACttacgtacacaactgagatgatcggAGGTGAGGCTAACTGTTTGAGTCAATGGACATGCTGAATGACATTTTGTTTCGCACTCAACTCTTGATCACTCACATGGACACggcattttctgtcggtgataatcacgaaCGTttttggaatatacttggcgtgcGGTCGTcccaagcagcaaaatgagcatgttttctcgctctgtctggtTTGATggtctgtcgggtcaaacagagcaagaaacgattttgtttcttggaaccagtTGCACGCACCTTATATCTTCCATGACTATGGTGAGGATcgccgacagaaaatgtcgcgaccaagtgactgagttggttgcacacaatgtcaccaagcatgtgatggtcgcaacaactgtttgagtctcacctccgATCATCACAGTATCatctcgtgacgctgacattttgttgttgtttcagccggactatgtcatgactatgCCAGTGACATTTTTAAGAACttatcacagtaaaaaaaagtcatgacgtAGTGATTGACCAAGCGTTGGTCGCAAAATGTCACAAAGCATGCATtgatcacaccaatcgttttgagtatcacctctgattatcacaattgagtacgtgacatggattttgtttcagtcagatttttgtatgacattgacagtgacattatGCAGTACTGATGACATCTGTTGCTTGAGTAACGTTTACACCGTCCCTCTTCTTTTTAGCATCTCGACAATTCACACCACGaccacagcacagcagcagctacagcaatGCCAAGGTGAATAAATCGCTTCGATAAGAGGAAggaaaagaacaaacacacacacacacgcaatgcatCGGGAAGCAGAAATTGGTGCGTATTCATATACATTACTATAAATCCGACACGTCGTAG comes from the Anopheles coluzzii chromosome 2, AcolN3, whole genome shotgun sequence genome and includes:
- the LOC120953553 gene encoding protein encore isoform X4; the encoded protein is MSTVAVAAQQHTTESRTHSLANLAEQQQQQQQQQSTIGSAFSAENGHSPAMPCAPCPSSQAAGVRSAVSPESSVPSGCDGGGGADTGSNSNSSSSSSSSSGNAMANGQTDTSAPSGGGGGADGQQQQQMQQQQGDSSQQQQDQPPISGPRPASGGRQQRIAGGKGKHLTRSHAMRESTSPPRTPTPRSPSDTHTSSSSSSNPISGGGGGGGSTGGTINTTTVSPTTTTTNAVATSSSSTSGNNNNNNIGTLCNGPQSQPERGNGASASASTMMSDTDSLAKHNSSGPGGGGGGVGGGGGSSGNGSPNIVLFTGGEEQRSTSGKSQLDLDFPKLTPPKTSFNPNAGSNGSNQHHPKSNGSVKNNGGGKANGAAAVCETDKSTATSTGTTKQQSAAPTVVSTVGSPTQPGGSSIDTPDGGGAGRGGGMPVGPTNPSNHNHLVSGEQAMGGEPTTASSDRQQHSPATSPANSSSNYCDSDGRHGPYQHQQQREVNFSSSQDGAATDGPINIQFSHETETRYIQCDSPTDGLMRSGGVVAGTGPTATPPSGGKKRSGASGKGGNKAARLKNLSGGSSSSVDGGGGGLGGGGGMASFMSRDSLCDPFTDQSGVNLLQFFKETLNKNFKDRNMLMKIEKELLSLAMDRSRSQMKFPPMSSYNRMLIHRVAAYFGMEHNVDATQQCVIAEVTPATRIPDIRFKNLISDSFSEEPRKSILKRDTHSFDEYHRFGGGGGGDGGGGGGGGGGGRGGGSGLLHCPDRGMLDRKAKSFEERDEEYDKSKRRLFKNRESIEGRSDERPCVSKSHSFGGYGGSSQNASLLRGDSITSTKSAGARLFTKQDSNASTNTPWRLSPSSSGSYLTSSYKTQSIRSDSVTPSPTGYGSGDHTPEPCVPSPSATCGVMWAVTDMASVPKGSVLIDPQTFQPIVNQDGSLYHFDPSNLPPTATGGGPWPAAGGGKVSKRKFEKQKSFNSKNNLNSSSSLESSIDGPVLGKSVDCGLQTAIPADNGSGAVTTIMTMTASPPTTIAEEVVNELGCYDAVGGGTGGGGLKLLSVKDNPDMDENSSLCEEISQTTNELGALKLQKHQATSPMLQASELQPIDMNEIQYGTNPSDSGSLVHTANTTTLLDEDRSLIDEVAETTGDEPDDLGDTLDALGKTDPTGHNNNNNNPALGAAVQLLHVHDPVSSSSTLDAADDDDDEDDDEDRSETPTDGGQEEVDKKNDMVKVANVVQTVVPLTSYASASATPNGGGSAGVSAYTVTYDGGGSGHPGTTVYATGTPGLSTTTYQTAPDGAIYAVPSSLVYTYPTAMDPAEMSGGYFVPVYDPQQQQREASLCSTPGASIYSAPAGAASTVLHPIAYTQSAAAAAAYTGAPLYQNPVMYSSDQFPAAQAAAAAAAAGQLSQYPISYPIGIGYPFNGATYQNYWNQPITYYVPQTPVPSTVGGASILMPPPMPQTPGTGGIITTTATVPTNTPGPSGAPMAGKRNTTPPQNGGHGQSQGGATHSASVTPVPISPFATNIPVPLPDTTSAAATGAPMYAAFPQPLYPNMLPFASPMATHPHPAAAPAGTLVPTAASFHPHPVPTGAPQHHPSAHHPAAAASGPHADSSASSGGQHHPAAHYHHHHQQQQQGQQGGSGHYSSTNGPSNGGGGGNSSSSSSSSNSSHSGGNHSNNSATNAPTPQSTPSTPLSLPLSMPPHHGGVPAGATPKGMPLFPTPPIMPNVAGGGGYAGHHHYASSDDRKPGNGGGYKPRGQAAAAAAAGSNGGPTGGSYFNYNASSNGRQMTPNSTGGGGNYQPQGGMKGGYAQNNTGNNNQNQNGPLILGPPPSGKLNRHDGSGQPNAVPPANGNSSNNNKPPLIPTLPSMVVPGATAPNAAGLAGDKARLNRSSKPPNLDLKRSYNSNSYGGVNSRNTPSTNSNESNGSPNSITSSSVHEHGAAQSHHPMVPHHAHHHAGGHGGAGNHPTTPTSHHHAGSHPVVSAGGGQQQPAQQHGGLHHHHHPGHPAGPHGQHHPHHGGGGGQSMAHGVPQQAQHGGPGGGGGATHYYHAGGGQSMAQAGGGGQVGHSGQSSYYASNGPSHRGGSVGSNGGGNGAAGSGSGGNGGGHGAGHPHAMPAAAVMHNSAVAAAAAAAAAVEPYHQQLIPINAATGMSYVKIGQAYYPSLTLPQSRRSPPNEIRPIAGVYPTMNMVMPASRQFTPRPQHSSSYSNAKVNKSLR